A genome region from Baekduia alba includes the following:
- a CDS encoding P-loop NTPase fold protein has product MSSKDQPTKTTGDEPISEPGQDVLGRADFASEIRREIEHAPRKDGLVIAVTGPWGSGKTSVLNLAVGPLRDPAGYRVVPFNPWLFSGTPQLVEHFFSELQRQLDGSGDAALDRIAAALEDYAEVIDPLRFLPGVQKASAWTRFVARVLKRPEQSAEEQRRHLAALLADRDELLVVVIDDIDRLRDEEIADVMRLVRLVAGFPNVVYLLAYDADHVADALHASAGHEYLEKIVQVTHEIPAIVGEQLSDLALERINGLVGPVPEERFDREHWSKLYLSFRKYLELPRDVVRFVNHARAPVAQLIDEVDVADILALEALRLFEREFWNELPALRATLTNTREKDAWLFMDGPKPDEDRLQSALKRANDPDTLRDIVVELFPAAARYIRNTYYGSDFLASWERARRVAHPAVLGTYLARQIQPTSVATATVQRALEALDDREYLERLIVELSDQQLPDLLSRLEAFEGDYPDDVAPAIPVLYEMTPRIPEDHSFFGVRPAMRVTRVILRLLRNRDSETITSTVERVLPSLNLSDRLSLIHLVGHQQGVGHELVDATNASVWENRLTAEILAATPQALGAEPALGLLVHHLEQQDPDAAVAKVREATEADSAFLLALIRDVRREVRNSAGRHVSLLWDRLVDLVGEDALIRLITALPELDETADADTAELVSQARIFAADPEAAKRVMAEHRARYS; this is encoded by the coding sequence ATGAGCAGTAAGGACCAACCCACGAAGACGACGGGCGACGAGCCGATCTCAGAACCCGGCCAGGATGTTCTCGGACGCGCGGATTTCGCGAGCGAGATCCGGCGAGAGATCGAGCACGCGCCTCGAAAGGACGGGCTCGTCATCGCGGTCACGGGACCATGGGGCAGCGGAAAGACGTCTGTGCTCAACCTTGCCGTGGGCCCACTCCGCGACCCCGCTGGCTACCGCGTCGTGCCCTTCAACCCGTGGTTGTTCTCCGGCACGCCACAACTCGTCGAGCACTTCTTCTCCGAACTGCAACGGCAGCTCGACGGATCGGGCGACGCGGCACTCGACCGAATCGCCGCCGCGCTTGAGGATTACGCCGAGGTCATCGATCCCCTTCGTTTCCTTCCCGGCGTGCAGAAGGCGTCAGCGTGGACGCGATTCGTCGCTCGTGTCTTGAAACGTCCGGAGCAGAGCGCAGAGGAGCAGCGACGGCACCTAGCGGCGCTCCTTGCCGATCGTGACGAGCTCCTGGTGGTGGTCATCGATGACATCGATCGGCTTCGTGACGAAGAAATCGCGGATGTGATGCGACTCGTACGTCTCGTTGCTGGCTTCCCGAACGTCGTCTATCTCCTCGCTTACGACGCTGACCACGTTGCCGACGCTCTGCACGCGTCGGCGGGTCACGAGTACCTGGAGAAGATCGTCCAGGTCACGCACGAGATACCGGCGATCGTCGGCGAGCAGCTGTCGGATCTGGCGTTGGAGCGAATCAACGGCTTGGTCGGACCTGTGCCGGAGGAACGGTTCGACCGTGAGCACTGGTCGAAGCTCTACCTGTCCTTCCGCAAGTACCTTGAACTCCCACGCGACGTCGTTCGCTTCGTAAATCACGCCCGGGCGCCCGTTGCGCAACTGATAGACGAAGTCGACGTCGCTGACATTTTGGCGCTGGAGGCGCTCCGGCTATTCGAGCGAGAGTTCTGGAACGAGCTGCCAGCTCTGCGAGCCACGCTCACGAATACACGCGAGAAGGACGCGTGGCTCTTCATGGACGGGCCCAAGCCCGACGAAGACCGGTTGCAATCTGCGCTGAAACGAGCGAACGACCCCGACACGCTCCGCGACATCGTGGTCGAACTCTTCCCGGCCGCAGCTCGCTACATCAGAAACACGTACTACGGAAGCGACTTCTTGGCCTCATGGGAGCGAGCTCGACGCGTGGCTCATCCGGCGGTCCTAGGTACCTATCTGGCTCGCCAGATCCAACCTACGAGCGTGGCTACGGCCACCGTCCAGCGGGCGCTCGAGGCGCTTGACGACAGGGAGTACCTCGAGCGACTTATCGTGGAACTGTCGGACCAGCAGCTCCCAGATCTCCTCTCGCGCTTGGAGGCGTTCGAAGGCGATTACCCGGACGACGTGGCGCCAGCGATCCCCGTCCTTTACGAGATGACTCCGCGCATCCCGGAAGATCACAGCTTCTTTGGCGTCCGCCCGGCGATGCGCGTCACGCGGGTGATTCTTCGTCTCTTGCGCAACCGCGATTCGGAGACGATCACGTCAACCGTTGAGCGGGTGCTGCCGTCCCTCAATCTGTCGGACCGTCTGAGCCTCATCCATCTCGTCGGTCACCAGCAAGGCGTTGGCCACGAACTCGTCGACGCAACGAACGCTTCCGTCTGGGAGAACCGCCTCACCGCGGAGATTCTCGCCGCAACACCGCAGGCACTTGGCGCCGAGCCCGCGCTCGGTCTCTTAGTGCACCACCTAGAGCAGCAGGACCCCGACGCAGCCGTTGCCAAGGTGCGCGAGGCGACGGAAGCAGACAGTGCCTTCCTGCTCGCGCTCATCCGCGACGTCCGGCGGGAGGTCCGGAACAGTGCTGGCCGGCACGTTTCGCTGCTTTGGGATCGGCTCGTTGATCTAGTCGGCGAGGATGCGCTCATTCGTCTCATCACGGCACTGCCAGAGCTCGATGAGACGGCCGATGCGGATACTGCCGAGTTGGTGTCTCAGGCTCGGATATTCGCGGCAGACCCCGAGGCCGCGAAACGCGTGATGGCTGAGCACAGAGCGCGCTACTCCTGA